One window of Methanomassiliicoccales archaeon genomic DNA carries:
- a CDS encoding HAD-IIIA family hydrolase, translating to MQFGWIEEKCAFFFSASETLITYRGSKESILVSFLEELGIHTTIPSAKIAFLTTEMLVPYKGYTIKSEEEKNKFWVEFSSTLIRNCGIEDKDGNIAAYVASKFRSPDIWVAYPDAQPALEALRKRGCLLGVIANGEQYIKEALVKLSLADYLDIITISKEVGVEKPDPRIFQWTIEKFDLKPEQCVYVGDVPEIDLIGARNAGITPVWIDRNRLARKIGEINKVEVLTDVEFLFPIVPYKKSG from the coding sequence ATGCAGTTCGGATGGATTGAAGAAAAGTGTGCTTTCTTTTTTAGCGCATCAGAAACCCTGATCACATACAGAGGGAGCAAGGAATCGATACTCGTCAGCTTTTTGGAAGAACTTGGAATACACACGACGATTCCATCCGCGAAAATAGCTTTCCTGACGACAGAAATGCTCGTTCCCTACAAAGGGTATACGATTAAGTCTGAGGAGGAGAAAAACAAATTTTGGGTGGAATTTTCATCCACACTCATAAGAAATTGTGGTATCGAGGATAAAGATGGTAATATCGCTGCGTACGTTGCGAGTAAATTTAGATCACCAGATATCTGGGTTGCCTATCCTGACGCGCAGCCCGCACTTGAGGCATTACGAAAGAGAGGATGTCTACTCGGTGTGATTGCGAATGGCGAACAATATATCAAAGAGGCTCTTGTCAAATTATCTCTAGCAGATTATCTCGACATCATCACAATCTCAAAAGAAGTTGGCGTTGAAAAACCCGACCCGCGGATATTTCAATGGACAATCGAAAAGTTTGACCTGAAGCCTGAACAATGCGTGTATGTTGGCGATGTACCTGAAATAGACCTTATTGGAGCACGCAATGCCGGCATAACTCCAGTGTGGATAGATAGGAACAGGTTGGCCAGAAAGATTGGTGAGATCAACAAGGTCGAGGTCCTCACTGATGTAGAATTTCTCTTTCCAATAGTACCATATAAG
- the sucD gene encoding succinate--CoA ligase subunit alpha, whose amino-acid sequence MSIIISGETKVIVQGITGHQGRQQTLAMKEFGTKVVGGVTPGRGGEEVHGTPVFNTMKDAVRKTGADSSIVFVPAPHARDAVLEAIDAGIKTIVVITEHIPVRDTIEFIEYAKLKGARIIGPNCPGIASPGIAKIGIMSNSIFLKGDVGVVSRSGTLTYEIVNALSRSGIGQSTCIGIGGDPVVGTGFIDVLGLFEKDDDTKAIVLIGEIGGTAEEEAAKFIEQYVSKPVFAYIAGRTAPQGKRMGHAGAIIARGKGTAESKIEALEKAGAIVAKVPFEIPQLVKNYLQGVSTKNAVRMD is encoded by the coding sequence ATGTCAATCATCATTTCCGGGGAAACAAAAGTCATCGTGCAGGGAATCACCGGTCATCAGGGCCGACAACAGACACTGGCTATGAAAGAGTTCGGCACAAAAGTCGTTGGTGGCGTTACGCCGGGCAGAGGTGGAGAGGAAGTGCACGGGACGCCGGTGTTCAACACGATGAAAGATGCTGTGAGGAAGACCGGTGCCGACTCATCGATCGTATTCGTACCCGCACCGCATGCGCGCGATGCTGTGTTAGAAGCCATTGACGCTGGGATTAAGACGATCGTAGTCATCACTGAACATATACCAGTTCGTGATACGATCGAATTCATCGAATACGCTAAACTCAAAGGTGCGAGGATTATTGGGCCAAATTGTCCAGGAATCGCTTCTCCAGGTATCGCAAAAATTGGGATCATGTCCAACTCGATTTTTCTGAAGGGGGATGTTGGTGTCGTTTCCCGGAGCGGAACACTGACGTATGAAATCGTAAATGCACTCAGCAGATCTGGAATTGGACAATCGACATGCATCGGAATTGGTGGTGACCCTGTTGTGGGCACAGGGTTCATCGACGTTCTTGGTCTTTTCGAAAAGGATGATGACACAAAGGCAATCGTCCTCATTGGGGAAATAGGAGGTACGGCGGAAGAGGAGGCGGCAAAATTCATCGAACAATACGTAAGCAAGCCGGTCTTTGCCTACATTGCCGGTAGAACGGCTCCTCAGGGAAAGCGAATGGGGCATGCTGGGGCAATCATTGCCCGAGGGAAAGGGACGGCGGAGAGCAAGATTGAAGCGCTTGAGAAAGCAGGGGCAATTGTCGCTAAAGTTCCGTTTGAGATTCCGCAGCTCGTAAAGAATTACTTGCAAGGGGTGTCGACGAAAAATGCAGTTCGGATGGATTGA